Part of the Chloroflexota bacterium genome, TCTATTGCCTCTCGGATATTCGCCAGCGCTTCATCGATTGTCTCACCTTCGCTGATACAGCCGGGAAGTGAAGGGACGTAGACAGTGTACCCGCCCTCATCACTGGCTTCCAATACTACCTTGACTTTCATCGCCTTTTT contains:
- a CDS encoding type II toxin-antitoxin system HicB family antitoxin, with protein sequence MKVKVVLEASDEGGYTVYVPSLPGCISEGETIDEALANIREAIELYLEPVEDDWIVEEGVLVRELVL